CCTGCGCGGGCTCCTCGCGCTCGCGGGGGCACCGGCAGCGACGGTCGCCGTGCTCGCCCTCGGCGCGGTCGCCCTCGACGTGCTCGACGTCGCGTGGGGGCCGGTCTCCGTGACGGTGCTGCTCGCCCTCGCCGTGGCCCTGTGCGCCGTGCTCGGCCGCCTGCTGCGCGCCCGGCCGATCGCGCTGCCGCCTGTCTCCCGCACGTGGGCGGTCGTCGTCACCGGGGCGACGGCGCTCGCCGCCGGCGTCCTGCTCTACGCGTTCGTCCTCGGCATGGGCAGGCCCGACGCCGTCCACCAGATCTACGACCCGATCTTCCACCTCAACGCCGCAGACACGATCCTGCGCACGGGCAACGCCTCCTCCCTCGGCGGCCTGGACCCGATGTACGGCTCGCGCACCGGGGTCTTCTACCCGGCGGCGTGGCCCTCGATGGTCGCCCTCGGCGCGGCGGTCTCCGACGTCGTCGTCGCCTCGAACATGCTCATGCTCCTCACCGGGGTGGTCGTGTGGCTGGGCGGGATCGTCGTGCTCGCGCGGGTGGTGGCGCCGGGTGCGCCGCTCGTCGCCGCCGCGGCACCGGTCGTCGCCTCCTCCTTCCTCGCCTTCCCGGCGAACATCCACGTCCTGCAGGGGATCTTCGGGTACTCGGTCGCGATCGCGATGTGGCCCGGCGTGCTCGCCGTGCTCGTCCTGGCCCTGCGCTCACGCAGCGCGGCCGGGGTGGTGGCCGGGGCGGTGGGCGCCGCCGGGCTCGTCCTCGCCCACCCCAGCGGGGTCATGCTCCTCGCCGTCGGCGTGCTGCCGCTCCTGGGGCACCACCTCGCCGGGTGGGGCCGTGAGCTCGCCGGGCGCGGGCGACGCGTCCTGGGCACCCTGGTCCGGCTCGCGGTGCCCGGCTTCGTCGCGCTCCTCGTGCTCGCCGTCTACACCGTGCCCCAGCTGCAGGCGATGGCGGGCTTCGTGCACCCCACCCGACCGCTCGGCCCGACGCTGCGCACCGCGTTCCTCTCCGCGACGACGGTCGGCTGGACCAGCCCGTGGGCCAACACCGTCGTCGCCGCGCTCGTGCTCCTCGGCGCCGTCGTCGCCTGGCGCCGGCCCGTGACGCGCTGGCTCGCCGTCGGGTGGCTCACCACCCTCGTGCTCTTCCTCGCCACCGCCCTCGGTGGCCCTCTCCGCCGGCTCGGGGCCTTCTGGTACAACAACCCCGACCGCGCCGAGGCCCTCCTCCCGACGTTCGGCGCGCTCCTCGGTGCGCTCGGCGTCCACGCGCTCGCGAGCCTCGCCGCCCGGGCCCTGGCCGCCCGCGGCGCCCGCCCGGCGCAGGTGGCCGGCGGGCTCGTGGCCGTGGCCGTCCTCACCCTCGCCTTCGTCACCTCCGGCGCCTTCCGCACCGACGAGCGGCTCCACGGCTGGACGTGGTGGGCCTTCAACCCCGACCACCGCCTCACCGGCCTGGCGTACGCCTCGCGCGAGGAGCTGGAGATGCTGCGCGACCTGCCGGTCCCGGACGACGCCGTCGTCGTCGGTGACCCGGTGAGCGGGGCGGTGCTCACCCAGTCGGTCGGCGACGCCGTCGCCTTCATCCCGCACGTCAACCCCTCGAGCTGGGACGCGACGCAGCGCTTCCTCCTCGAGCACTTCGCCGACATCCACACCGACCCCGCCGTCTGCGAGGTGCTGCGCGCCGAGGGGATCGACTACTTCTACGCCGACGAGCCCGCCGACCCGACGTGGGAGACCCGCGCGCCGGGCTTCTACGGCGTCGACACGTCCACCGGCTTCACGCTCCTCGACAGCGGCGGGACCGCGCGGCTCTACCGCATCGACGCGTGTACCCCGTGAGCCTGGTCGCAGCTTCGGCGGGCGGGAGGCCGCGGGCGGGAGTCATGCCGTAACCTGTGGCGAGCGGCGCGCCCGGAGGCGGCCGCCACCGAGCAGGAGGAGAGCGGCCGTTGGGCGTGGTGCAGGACGTACGAGACTCACGAGAGCTCGTGCTCAACCTGACCCGGCGTGAGATCAAGGGCAAGTACAAGCGGACGTTCCTCGGCCAGCTGTGGTCGCTGGCCAACCCGCTGGCCCAGATGCTCATCTTCACGCTGGTCTTCTCGTTCATCCTCCGCGTCCCACCGGACGTCGGGGATCCCTCGGGGCTGAACATCTTCGCCCTGTGGCTGCTGTGCGCGCTGCTGCCGTGGTCGTTCTTCACCAACACCGTCAACGGCGGCATGGGTGCGCTCGTCGGCAACGAGAACCTCATCAAGAAGGTCCACTTCCCGCGGGTCGCGCTGCTCGCGGCGAACTCGCTGTCGTGGATGTTCACCTGGTCGATCGAGATGGCCGTCCTGCTCGTCGCGCTCCTCATCGTCGGGGCCAACGCGCTGCCGTTCGCGCCGCTCGTCATCGTCTTCATGGCGGTGCTCTCGCTGTTCGCCACGGGCGTCTCGCTCATCCTGTCGATCGCCAACGTGTACTTCCGCGACGTGCAGTACCTCACCGGGATCGTCTTCCAGGTGTGGTTCTACGTGACGCCGATCCTCTACCCGGTGGCGTTCGTCGCCGAGCAGCTGAACAAGCTGCCCTCGCTCTTCGGCGTGGTGAGCATGTTCGACATCTACATGTTCAACCCGATGGCGAAGTTCGCCGAGGTCTTCCGCAACCTCCTCTACGACAACCGGCTGCCCGAGCTCGGGACCTCCCTCACCGTCCTCGCCTGGGGCCTGGGCACGTTCCTCGTGGGGTACCTCGTCTTCAAGCGGCACGAGAAGGGGCTGGCCGAGGCGCTATGACACAGGTCGCCGTCGCAGTCGAGAACGTCTCCAAGCGCTTCCGGATCTACCACGAGCGCAACCAGACCCTCAAGAGCGCGATCATGCGCCGCCGCCGGTCGCTCCACGAGGACTTCTGGGCGCTGGACGACGTCACGTTCGACATCCCCGAGGGGCGCACGTTCGCGCTCGTCGGGGACAACGGGTCGGGCAAGTCCACGCTCCTCAAGTGCATGGCGCAGATCCTCTACCCGACGTCGGGGACGATCCGCACCCGCGGGCGTGTCGCGGCGCTGCTCGAGGTCGGCTCCGGCTTCCACCCCGAGCTCTCCGGGCGGGACAACGTCTACCTCAACGGCTCCATCCTCGGCATGACCAAGCCGGAGATCGACTCGAAGTTCGACGACATCGTCGGGTTCTCCGGCGTCGAGCAGTTCATCGACCAGCCGGTGAAGAACTACTCCTCGGGCATGTACGTGCGCCTCGGCTTCTCCGTGGCGATCCACGTCGACCCGGAGATCCTCCTCGTCGACGAGGTCCTCGCCGTCGGTGACGCGGCCTTCCAGGAGAAGTGCGCCGAGAAGTTCGCCGAGTTCCGCCGCGACGGGCGCACCGTCGTCGTCGTGTCCCACTCCGCCCCGCAGCTGCGCCAGATGGCCGACACCGCCGCCTGGCTCGTCCAGGGCAAGCTCAACCGGGTCGGGGACGCCAAGGAGGTCCTCGAGGAGTACATGGACGCCTCCCACGCCGGGGAGGTGCGCATCGACGCCGAGGGCCGGGTCCACCACGGCAGCGGCGAGATGAGCGTGGACCACGTCGAGGTCTTCGGCCCCGGCGGCCCCGGCACCGACGTCCGCAACGGCGAGGACCTCACGGTCCGGGTCGCCTACACGGCGCACGAGCCGGTCACCGACCCCGTCATCGGCTGCGCGATCGAGTCGGTCGACGGCACCTACCTGTGGGCCTCGAACACCTTCGACCACGGCCCGCGCCTCGGGCAGGTCACCGGCTCGGGCGTCCTGGAGTGCCGTGCCCCGGCCACGGCCCTGGCGCCGGGCATGTACACGGTCATCACCTCCCTCACCGACTCCACCACCCAGCACCTGTACGACCAGGTGCGCGACTCGGCCCGCTTCGGCGTCCAGTCCGGGGCGGAGAAGTTCTGGGGCGGTTACGTCCAGACCCCCTCGCGCTGGCAGGTGCCCTGATGGCCCGGATCCTCGTCGTCACGCTCGACACGCTCGCCGAGCGGATGGCGGGCCCCGCCATCCGCGCCTGGGAGATCGCCTCGGCCCTCGCGCCCGAGCACTCCGTCCAGCTCCTCACCTTCGGGTCCTGCGACCGGCCGGGGGAGGGGTTCACCACCGCGCACACGACCGTCGGGGAGTTCCGCGCCCAGGTCGAGGCCAGCGACGTCGTCGTCGTCCAGGGCTTCGTCGTCGCGACCTTCCCGTGGCTGCAGAGCGCCGAGCAGGTGCTCGTCATCGACCTCTACGACCCCTTCCACCTCGAGTCCCTCGAGGTCGAGCGGTACAAGCCGGCCCCCGAGCGGCACGCCGCGCTCGCCACCGCGCTGCGTGAGCTGGGCGCCCAGACCCGCCGCGGCGACCTGTTCCTCTGCGCCTCGGAGAAGCAGCGCGACCTGTGGCTCGGGCAGCTCGCCGCCTCCGGCCGCGTCAACCCCGACACCTACGACGCCGACCCGTCGCTGCGCAGCCTCATCACCGTCGTGCCCTTCGGCACCTCCCCGACCCCGCCCGAGCGGACGGCGCCGGCGATCAAGGGCGTCGTGCCCGGCATCGGCCCGGACGACAAGGTCGTCCTGTGGGGCGGCGGCGTCTACAACTGGTTCGACCCGGTGACGGTCGTGCGGGCGATCGACGCCGTGCGTGAGCGCGTCCCGCAGGTGCGGCTGTACTTCCTCGGGATGAAGCACCCCAACCCCGACGTGCCCGAGATGGCGATGGCGACCCGCACCCGCGAGCTCGCCGACTCCCTGGGCCTCACCGGCACCCACGTGTTCTTCAACGAGGACTGGGTGCCGTACGCCCGGCGCGCGGACTACCTCCTGGACGCCGACGTCGGCGTCAGCGCCCACTTCGACCACATCGAGACCGCGTTCAGCTTCCGCACCCGGATCCTGGACTACCTGTGGGCCGACCTGCCCATCGTGTGCACCGAGGGTGACACCTTCGGTGACCTCGTCGCCGCCGAGGGGCTGGGCGTGGCCGTGGCCCCCGAGGACGTCGACGGCATGGCCGCCGCGCTCGAGCGTCTGCTCACCGACGACACCGCTCGCGACGAGGCGCGTGCGAACGTCGCCCGCGTCGCCGAGCGGTACACCTGGCCGGTCGCCCTCGCCCCGCTCCTCGACTTCGCCCGCGCCCCCCGCCGGGCCGCGGACGCCGCCCGGATCGCCGCGGGCAGCGAGGTCGACTTCGCGAGCCTCCCGCTGCTCACCCGCCTGCGCCTGGACGCCACCGCCGCGTGGCGCCAGCTGCGCTCCGGCGGCCCGCGCGCCGTCATCGACAAGGTGCGCTGGCGCCTGGCCCGCCGCCGCGGCTGAACCGCGGCCGGCCCACAGCCGGCCCGCGGCCGGGCCGCTCAGGCCAGGCCGCGGACGTTCGTGTACGGGTCGGACATCGTCCGCGGACGCCACCAGGCGAGCGCGGCGCGCTCCTCGTCCTCGATGCGCGCGGTGCGCGAGGAGGACTCGTAGTGCCGCAGCCGCGCGAAGGGCGTGCACACGACCCGGCGGCCCGCGCCACGCACCTTGAGGCAGTAGTCGACGTCGTTGTAGTTGAGCGGCAGCGCCTCGGTGAGGCCGCCGACCTCGACGAACAGGTCCCGGGGCGTGAGCAGGCACGCGCCGGTGACCGCCTCGTAGTCGCGGTCCACGACCTTGGAGCCGAAGTGGCCGGCGTCCTCCGCCTCGAAGATGTGCGGGTGGGTCGCCTCGCCGTCGCGGTCGAAGCTCACCCCGACGTGCTGGATGCGGCCGTCCCCGAAGAGCAGCTTGGCGCCCACCGCCCCGACCTGCGGGTCCTGCGCGACGGCGACCATCCGCTCCAGCCACCGCGGCTCGAGGACGACGATGTCGTCGTTGAGCAGGAGGAGCAGCTCGCCGCGGGCGGCGGCCGCCCCGGTGTTGACCGAGCGGGAGAAGTTGAACGGCCCCGCGACAGGAGCGAGGGTGAGCCGGTCCCCGAGGATCTCCTCGCACTCGGCGAGGACCTTCGGGGAGGTGCCCTCGGAGGTGACGAGGACGACCTCCCAGCGCTCGTACGTCGTGCGCTCGACGAGCGAGCGCAGCAGCTGGGTGACGAGGAGGCGCTCGTGCCCCTCGATCTCGCGTCGGCCACCGGCGGTGGGGACGAGGATGCTCACGAGCGGCGGCTCGGGCACCTCCCGCCACACGCGCAGGAAGCCCGGGGCGTCGCCCTCTGCGGTGCCGGTGAGCTCGACGCTCGCCGGGACGCCGAGGCGGGCGTAGCGCTCGGCAACCGCCTCCCGGCCGGCCGTGAGCACGGCGAGGTCGTCCCCGGCGGCGCGGATGAGGCCGGTGACCGGGACGTGGGCGACGTCCTCGGTGCGCTCGGTGAGGCGCAGCGCGAGGTCCCACTCCATCGCCCCGCCGCTGCGCCACCCGCCGACCTCGGCGAGCACGTCGCGGCGGACGAGGAGGAGGCGCCCGAGGTAGTTCGTCGCCTCGA
Above is a genomic segment from Georgenia wutianyii containing:
- a CDS encoding glycosyltransferase; its protein translation is MSQASGPLLSLLLLPGDDAGRAAATDSFAAQGEGPWELVPVPAAGDLAAALTTAAGRAGGRYVGVLGSGDRLEPGALAAVVAFVDRLGREPAALYTDESGPAGVFSKPRWVPAYLEATNYLGRLLLVRRDVLAEVGGWRSGGAMEWDLALRLTERTEDVAHVPVTGLIRAAGDDLAVLTAGREAVAERYARLGVPASVELTGTAEGDAPGFLRVWREVPEPPLVSILVPTAGGRREIEGHERLLVTQLLRSLVERTTYERWEVVLVTSEGTSPKVLAECEEILGDRLTLAPVAGPFNFSRSVNTGAAAARGELLLLLNDDIVVLEPRWLERMVAVAQDPQVGAVGAKLLFGDGRIQHVGVSFDRDGEATHPHIFEAEDAGHFGSKVVDRDYEAVTGACLLTPRDLFVEVGGLTEALPLNYNDVDYCLKVRGAGRRVVCTPFARLRHYESSSRTARIEDEERAALAWWRPRTMSDPYTNVRGLA
- a CDS encoding ABC transporter permease, with amino-acid sequence MLNLTRREIKGKYKRTFLGQLWSLANPLAQMLIFTLVFSFILRVPPDVGDPSGLNIFALWLLCALLPWSFFTNTVNGGMGALVGNENLIKKVHFPRVALLAANSLSWMFTWSIEMAVLLVALLIVGANALPFAPLVIVFMAVLSLFATGVSLILSIANVYFRDVQYLTGIVFQVWFYVTPILYPVAFVAEQLNKLPSLFGVVSMFDIYMFNPMAKFAEVFRNLLYDNRLPELGTSLTVLAWGLGTFLVGYLVFKRHEKGLAEAL
- a CDS encoding DUF6541 family protein codes for the protein MQWTEAVPTAAALAALLYLPGYLGTRLLGLRGLLALAGAPAATVAVLALGAVALDVLDVAWGPVSVTVLLALAVALCAVLGRLLRARPIALPPVSRTWAVVVTGATALAAGVLLYAFVLGMGRPDAVHQIYDPIFHLNAADTILRTGNASSLGGLDPMYGSRTGVFYPAAWPSMVALGAAVSDVVVASNMLMLLTGVVVWLGGIVVLARVVAPGAPLVAAAAPVVASSFLAFPANIHVLQGIFGYSVAIAMWPGVLAVLVLALRSRSAAGVVAGAVGAAGLVLAHPSGVMLLAVGVLPLLGHHLAGWGRELAGRGRRVLGTLVRLAVPGFVALLVLAVYTVPQLQAMAGFVHPTRPLGPTLRTAFLSATTVGWTSPWANTVVAALVLLGAVVAWRRPVTRWLAVGWLTTLVLFLATALGGPLRRLGAFWYNNPDRAEALLPTFGALLGALGVHALASLAARALAARGARPAQVAGGLVAVAVLTLAFVTSGAFRTDERLHGWTWWAFNPDHRLTGLAYASREELEMLRDLPVPDDAVVVGDPVSGAVLTQSVGDAVAFIPHVNPSSWDATQRFLLEHFADIHTDPAVCEVLRAEGIDYFYADEPADPTWETRAPGFYGVDTSTGFTLLDSGGTARLYRIDACTP
- a CDS encoding ABC transporter ATP-binding protein; amino-acid sequence: MTQVAVAVENVSKRFRIYHERNQTLKSAIMRRRRSLHEDFWALDDVTFDIPEGRTFALVGDNGSGKSTLLKCMAQILYPTSGTIRTRGRVAALLEVGSGFHPELSGRDNVYLNGSILGMTKPEIDSKFDDIVGFSGVEQFIDQPVKNYSSGMYVRLGFSVAIHVDPEILLVDEVLAVGDAAFQEKCAEKFAEFRRDGRTVVVVSHSAPQLRQMADTAAWLVQGKLNRVGDAKEVLEEYMDASHAGEVRIDAEGRVHHGSGEMSVDHVEVFGPGGPGTDVRNGEDLTVRVAYTAHEPVTDPVIGCAIESVDGTYLWASNTFDHGPRLGQVTGSGVLECRAPATALAPGMYTVITSLTDSTTQHLYDQVRDSARFGVQSGAEKFWGGYVQTPSRWQVP
- a CDS encoding glycosyltransferase family 4 protein, yielding MARILVVTLDTLAERMAGPAIRAWEIASALAPEHSVQLLTFGSCDRPGEGFTTAHTTVGEFRAQVEASDVVVVQGFVVATFPWLQSAEQVLVIDLYDPFHLESLEVERYKPAPERHAALATALRELGAQTRRGDLFLCASEKQRDLWLGQLAASGRVNPDTYDADPSLRSLITVVPFGTSPTPPERTAPAIKGVVPGIGPDDKVVLWGGGVYNWFDPVTVVRAIDAVRERVPQVRLYFLGMKHPNPDVPEMAMATRTRELADSLGLTGTHVFFNEDWVPYARRADYLLDADVGVSAHFDHIETAFSFRTRILDYLWADLPIVCTEGDTFGDLVAAEGLGVAVAPEDVDGMAAALERLLTDDTARDEARANVARVAERYTWPVALAPLLDFARAPRRAADAARIAAGSEVDFASLPLLTRLRLDATAAWRQLRSGGPRAVIDKVRWRLARRRG